A window of Exiguobacterium sp. FSL W8-0210 genomic DNA:
ATGCCTCATTTGATGTCAACCGGATCCTTGAAATCGAGCAAGAGACACGTCATGATGTCATCGCCTTCACGCGTGCCGTCTCTGAGACACTCGGAGAAGAACGCAAGTGGGTCCATTACGGACTCACGTCAACGGACGTCGTCGATACAGCACTCTCGTATCTGTTGAAGCAAGCAAATGACATTCTTTCTGCAGATCTCGATCGATTCATCGATATCTTAAAAGTCAAAGCGAACGAACATAAATATACGGTCATGATGGGACGCACACATGGCGTACATGCAGAACCGACGACGTTCGGTCTGAAACTAGCGCTTTGGTATGAAGAGATGAAACGAAACAAAGTCCGTTTCGAAGCAGCACGTGAGACGGTCGAATATGGCAAGATGTCAGGTGCCGTCGGGACATTCGCGAACATCGACCCATTCATTGAAAAGTATGTCTGCGAAAAGTTAGGGACAAAGCCCGCTCCGGTCTCAACGCAAACGTTACAACGTGATCGTCATGCACACTATATGTCGACGCTTGCTCTGATCGCGACATCGATCGAAAAGATGGCAACGGAAATCCGGGGTCTGCAAAAGACGGAAACACGTGAAGTCGAAGAATTCTTCGCTAAAGGTCAAAAAGGATCATCGGCGATGCCGCACAAGCGGAATCCAATCGGTTCAGAGAACATGACAGGTCTTGCCCGAGTCATCCGTGGACACATGGTGACGGCGTACGAGAACGTCTCACTCTGGCACGAACGGGATATCTCTCATTCTTCGGCAGAACGCATTATTCTTCCGGATGCGACAGGACTGCTCAACTATATGTTGAACCGTTTCGGAAACATCGTGAAGAACTTGACGGTCTTCCCGGAAAACATGAAGCGGAACATGGACCGGACGTTCGGGGTCATCTTCTCTGGACATGTCTTACTCGCTTTAATCGAAAAAGGCTGGTCACGTGAAGCCGCCTATGATTTCGTTCAACCGCGTGCGATGCAGGCGTGGGAAGAACAAATCATGTTCCGTGACTTATTGTGGCAAGAAGAAGAGATTCAA
This region includes:
- the purB gene encoding adenylosuccinate lyase, producing the protein MIERYTRPEMKAIWTEQNKFEAWLKVEILACEAWSELGVIPKEDVQLLWDNASFDVNRILEIEQETRHDVIAFTRAVSETLGEERKWVHYGLTSTDVVDTALSYLLKQANDILSADLDRFIDILKVKANEHKYTVMMGRTHGVHAEPTTFGLKLALWYEEMKRNKVRFEAARETVEYGKMSGAVGTFANIDPFIEKYVCEKLGTKPAPVSTQTLQRDRHAHYMSTLALIATSIEKMATEIRGLQKTETREVEEFFAKGQKGSSAMPHKRNPIGSENMTGLARVIRGHMVTAYENVSLWHERDISHSSAERIILPDATGLLNYMLNRFGNIVKNLTVFPENMKRNMDRTFGVIFSGHVLLALIEKGWSREAAYDFVQPRAMQAWEEQIMFRDLLWQEEEIQQLFTEEELDACFDPTYHTSRVDEIFERCGLN